The sequence below is a genomic window from Plodia interpunctella isolate USDA-ARS_2022_Savannah chromosome 5, ilPloInte3.2, whole genome shotgun sequence.
CTAATTGTTAGTCAACCAGCAGTCGCTAGAAATGCCATATTGCGTTAAGTCCaccttttgtacatttttatttgtaattttatgcaataaagttttcaatatttaaacaaattgataaacaggaacacaaatataaatacaataaataaacaatttacagGATTGTATGGAAACCATGACACAAGTTAATTGCATGTCTTCTTCAGCTTCTTGACATAAAATTCATatcatttgttcagaaatCCGACTTTAAGAgacacgtcaaattttatatagtattttctcaaaaagcttAAAAATTCTGTCATATTGCAACGACCACCTGTTGAGATAtaatgtcgaaagaaactcatttgaacagtgttggtcttTAGGTTAATAATAAGCCCTTTTGTCATAATAGCTATGACGCCAGAATAGATTATCATCATAGTAATCAGCAATGGTAATCTATTAGTTTATGATAGTTAATTGTGTATGTTGACAGCTGCCATGGAACTGTCAGCTTCAAACGAATAGAATGTTATCATCGCTAGTGGTggtgataaaatttgattcaTCTGTCATCTTTATCTGGACGCAAAGATATGACCACTGTTCACGTAATAAAATGAGATTCATTTCGTTTAgaacaaagaaatataattttgaaataaattaatgcgtttaatttttttttatattagttagtgTGAGTACGATCTTATGGCGATGTCTCGGGGAAATGGTACTTCATTGTTACAACGTAGAAGAACAAAAACAGTGAAAGATCGTATGAAGCAAAGGTAAGTGTTTACGTATTGATGTAATTTGTGGGCAAACGAAATGAACCAcgattaaaaaagaaaactgaaggatagaataaaaatcagttttttttattacttctatAATATTCTCACCTTCTTTTTGATTGCTCTTCTTAGTGTTACGGATTTTGTCAATTTCtaagtaattttaacaaagaataTAGATAATACGTTGATAAAGAAAATTGGTCTTTTATAATCTCGTTTCGTCAAATACAAGATCgacaaatgaaacaaaaagaaagaagtTGACGCAAGTAAAACTTTGGACAAGGACTTTTACTTATCACTAGATTGAAttttcttcgatttttatcTCCGTTCATTGTAAAACTATGTTCATTATCAGTCATTGCATGCATCACACTAATAAGAGTTGTgtgttttgattaattttgatattattacgGTATTGTAAAATCATTGAAATTCTATAAACTATTTACGTGATCTCgtgttgttttgttattgaattatttaacaatGGCGTCTGTGTACAGTGAAAGTGACGTTGGAAATACAGAAATGGATGAAGAAAATGTGGACGATACATTACCTTTGATAGTTACTGAAGACCAGTCTAATAACAAGCTGAAGATCTTCAACGCTGCCTTGAACCTTCTGATACATATCCTCATTGGAGCTACTGTGGGAATAGCATTGCTGTATAGCTTCAAGAAGGGTCCAATGAATGCTACTACAATTCACATCGTACTTTGTGTTCTCGGGGTAACTATATTGCCAACAGTAATGGGATATATCAATAGGCTTATTAGAACAAATACtgtagtttaatattttttaaacaaaattggtAAGGTTAAGTTAGGAGAAGAAGATACTCATAATATAAACATGCACGTCATTAATAGTAGTTTTATACTTTGAGTATAAGTTacgttttcatatttaaagaACCTCTAGAAAGCGTACAGTTAATGCCTACGTTTTACCAGcgacataataaaaatgtacgtaTTCATAGTAAATTAGTAAATGGttgttaacaaaaatattgacatagatttttgtacactcaataagttaatttttccCATTTTCAGTACCAACTCCTTATGGCTCAAGCAATTCTATGTCTGTCACCTCACAATAGCTGGTCATCTTCTCTAAAGCTACTGCAAAAACGCCAAGCACACTGGATCCTACAGATCTTGGGGTCAGCTCTGGCAATTGCAGGCAGCTTCGTTAAGATTCTAGACAAAACGTCACACTGGAATACTCTTCATGGACAATttggtaatataataaaagatatattttaattagattacatatttatagaaataatttcaagGACTTGCATTTTCTTCACCGTAATAGCACAGTGTGCTTGGTTACCACTAAACCAGTAATTTCTGCAACAGGCCTTTCCCACTtcttgataaaatatcataatattgtaatctgacagataaactaacctgctaaataaatctgcctgatgtGATATGTGGTTAACCGTATCCAACACTTGCGAAACTTATCAACACTTGtcgcgggttcgatccccggtcgggtcatgatggaaaattatctttttctgattggccctggtcttggatttttatttatatatgtatttgttataaattcgttatagtatcgttgagttagtatcccgtaacacaaatctcgtacttactttggggctaactcaatctgtgtgatttgtcctattgtatttatttatttaaacacattAATTCTATTGTTCCGTATATTGCTTATACCTACACGCTACCACATACTCGTACTTCATCAGCAAGCGGTGCAAGGCCCTTAGTATATTTGTTTCCTTCTCAGCTCTCGTCGCATTGGTCTTCACAGTAGCGTCACTCGTCAACGGCATCACATCCCTCTATGCCTACGAGCTCCGTCGCATCATGCCCGGAACCCTTTCCAAGATCACCCACATTATCTTCGGAACTGTCGCCTTCGGGGCCGCTTGCATCTCCCTCTGCTACGGCTTCGACAAAGGTTCCTTCAGGAAATGGGCCTCGGCACCTATGGCTGCAACTGTCATCACATTCACTGCTACATTCactttcattattattgtcaacCCACTAGTAATTTTTGTCGATAAAACTCTTAGGGTTATAAGAAGATAATCCTGAATTGAAACTAACATATTATTGGATACGTTGATCTTAAAGATGTTAAAGAAATTAGATCTTTGAAAAGACGAATCAGTTTGGTTCGGTTCTTTTGGGATTTTTTTCATACGATCATCTCATTATTTGTcttcaacattattattattggtgCTACTAAAATTGTACGTCAATcagaatcaaaataataattgatttctCGTTATCGTGTTTAGAgatgtttattatttgcagCATATGACCGTTAATTACATTTCTATCGTCATAAGTCGATATGATTATTGAGTAATACTAGGAACTAATTAGTGAACTGCATGGATAATAATTACGTGAATTGTATCGTGTATTACTTAGATAATATTAGGCGTATTATTGATAAGAAGTACGTGATAGATTGGGCATTTCGTACTGATTATTGATACTGACTGAATCATCTTATAGTTTtcgttatatttatatataaaatacaaagatgTGATTAATCAAACTGATGAAAAATGCATGTTATTGTTACCTTTATCCCTGCTCTACTTGCGCAAGACTGTCCcataaaaacagtttttttattaacaaaatatctttGCCCAGCAATGTGACAAAGagtaattcaaaaatataatcttcaaaaatagtaaaattaaaatgagagCTAGTGAAGAGCtcgataagaaataaatatttacaacattgtaaataatgtaagcAAATAAATGGTTTTGGCCTTTGTCTGTTTTGAATGTAAcgaatgtttaatttttttattttattaatttaataattaagattTGCGAGTATTGTTCGTATCAGCGCATTGTTTCATTCATACCgtaatatttcacaaataaaatagtttttatattgacaTTCCGGTATTATGAATAAACtggtaatattgaaaattgttccGTCAgtcatttgtttgtaaaacaTAGGTTTTATATATGAATTCGGTAATTCAGCAACACCTACTCGTACAAGCAGTAGGTTACGCCTAGTTGTAATCATTGAGGCGCCGCAGCTGTCTTCAGtatttagccgtaacatacatatacattatgtGAGATTTTGTGAGATTTTTCAGGGTAGTGGTCAATGGAAATTCCTAGTCTATGCTTACCTCCATGGGCTACAGGcgtgataatatgtatgtatatccaTTAAGTCGGTGATGATTACTTATAGTATCACTATGATTTACCTCCAATAAGGCGTAAATTAAGAATTACATAACGTAATTAATACTTGTTCTCATTATAATCAATAATCGTGAGGTACGACATAGCGTTAACTCCTTTCGCCTAGTTAttccaaatcaaatcaaatcaaatcaaatcatttattcagaaattaggccttcacaggcactttttcacgtcatattctaaattaaatgatgtttaccaaagctacaaactactagcatttcggaacgaccactgctgagaagaaatgccgaaagaaactcattcaaacagtgttggtccctattatgccagaagggcttaccattttttaaatataaatttatgtataattttttatcagtaatataacaatgtaagtacacaataaagtacatggtcaaaaggtatactgaaacatattatgatattattccTGTTCACGTGTCCCAGTTCTATTCCCACTCCTTTACTGTCCAGGCCGCTTGTTTGTGGAATGCATTGCCGGCTGTAATTCGCAACGCCCAAACCTGGTCATCTTTTAGAAAGCAAGTAAAGTCTCATTATATTACTCTTCtttaatctattatatatttattcattgttgTATAACAACAACTTTTACGCTTGTCTGTATGTTcatatatttcttctatatctttttattttaatattttatttttttgtctaattatttaatactgttaaGTTTAATGCACCCTCTCAGTTTACTTGTgtctctttccatccaaaggttggctggaagaaattgcattagcgataagtccgcctttgcactcattatgtttgaatatcttgttgtaactgtaCTCCATTGTGAATgatgcaataaagagtttatctatctatctaattacaatttattaaatatatctataatttgtcaaaatatcttataataatacatataataaaactatacctAGGCCAATGTCTGTATATAGGAGTATATAAGAGATATCACAGAAACATTATAGTGTGGTGGgatctttatgggactaactGAAGccataacaattattttaagaatgtttgtctgtctgcctgtatttttgttagtgTATCGCGCGAAACGACTAGATGGGTTGATGATGGATGATTTGATgcgttttcacagttgtatagcagaTGGTGTAACttaaatctggtataggttttatCGCCATAAGTTACTTAGAACTccagatattgacaaaaataatttatgagtgGACGCACATaaaaacgcgggcgaagccacgggcaatagctagtcatcaatagaattataatttaatttgattcgACTTCGTAATCCTTATGACACGAAAATGATAAGGGTATTCCTGAGCTCCTGGCGACAGCTTCTTAAGTGATTGTCAATTTTATAGTGTCATTGAAGATATATTATGGTTGTAAAGGTAACATTCAAGGCACTACATTGACTGACTCCGAGTGTAATGGTGTTTAACCAAAATGACTTAACCGATTTCGATAAAAGATCGAGATTGTGagatttgaaaatgtattccAGGATTTTCTGATTTTACAGAAGAAATAATCAATCTAAGTAACactattatgattttactttttagcattattatgattttagtttattcacATTTCCTTATAGGAATAACCTTTGAAATATAATCTCAATAATTCTGTTTAGCCAAATGGGCGATTCAAGATGCTTTCGGTACtctaaacaatatattttattaaattaaatgaggCCCTAAAATCTGGTTACCTTTCCATCTTTCGCCGACCAGAAAATAACTACGTCGATTGAAATCCCACGTCAAAACTTCGAAGACAGTCGCCTGacgtttaatatatatatatatatctcactAAAAcgtaaatgtgaaaataatagcCAAGTTCgattcaattataatatatctaaagtcaatatttcattttcgGCTCTACCGAaacattattgatttatataaataattgcaatttCAGTAGACAATTCTGAAATTGATTCATCAATAAAAtcgtttaacatttttagtaAAACAAAGCAAACGACGTAAATTCTACAACACCTCAAAGTTtatcttgtttttgttttagtttctatgttttaaattttgagcTACTATTTGTTTAGGAGATTTCAACATATAAACCAAATTTAAAGTgttcattttaaatagattttgaatTATGAATGGCTGAATATTGGATATTAATACTTCGGTTAATATTACGTGCGATGCTGCTCGCCAGTTCTTAGCTTGAACTTGGCTTAACGCTACCGCGTGTCTTGATCTAACctttatcatataaattattctcaGAGGTTccgatgtctgtctgtccgatACATACTGGCCGTTGGCAAGCTGACGGAAATTGAGTTAGGGTAACTTTTTGTCGATATTATTAGATGTCTTTTTCACATTTTGAGAGttaaatacagaaatatatgtattattacatGACTGACtggaaaacaaacataaaatattatcaaacaaATTGTCGTCGTTTTTAAAGCAAACAAACCATACAGATCTGATTTGCTCTCAGTCAttccaaatatatttcattgtatcattttttttagtttcatacAAGTTGCTCCTCGGTGCTCCGCTCACATGAATatctctaataatatattatcatagaACATCTATagtaattacttaatattctatttttaattgagtAACAAAAACTTTCAAACATTCACACACACatccaaaattttatatataaaaaatttttgtagcattaattttattttcatacaaataaaataacacatcaGTAACGCAGTGAATGTAAcgtaaaacacatacaaatattCCTACAATTTGTTAGTACGAAGCGAATTCCATTAGCAAGAAGCTAGTTACTCAAgagatttgtaatttatttaaaagggtACTCTCATACGAAGGAACCCTGAATATTTCTAAAGTCATCTGGTATGTCTTCTCTTTACTATCGAGTTGAAAtagcaaattatattaatttagacaCTACGTAGCCACATCAATTACCTGGGGTGTTCACAGTTCACATAATCACTCTTCATCGAAAGCACGTTTCGCcgaaaaatttttttggtttCTCAAAATCTGGATAGGTAagcttgaattaaaataatcgataAATTCTGCTTGATTAtaattaggttaggttgggtaagaacatgataataaacacaaaaattcgGCGAAACGTGCTTTCGATGAAGAATAATTCTGTGAACTGTGGACACCCTCAATTATCTTGTCATTGTCTTAATTGAGGtcttttatgttatatttacaaatatctcAACATCGTCAGGCATTTGATTgtacccactgctggggcacaggcTTTCCTTATGGATAGATAAGGAGGAGTGGAGGAGTGATCCAACACGCAGGCCCATTGCAGGTTGGtggatacaaatatttaaaattttatttactaaattacaATCGAATTAAGATACATTTACCATATGATATCAGTTTTAACACACAGTAGTTTGAGTTGTGCATTAGCCATTTTCTAGGAatattctgaaaaatatacgTAGTTAATATATTTCGTGTACTTTTTAGAAGCGAAAGGctaataattttctaaaataagtCTAAGTAAGAGTCAGATTTTACAGTGTCATGCATAAATCttttaacataaacataaataaatatattagtaaaaatcacacagattgagctagccccaaagtaagttcgagacttgtgttatgggatactaactcaacgttactatatcttataacaaatacatatatagataaacatccaagaccagggccaatcagaaaaatatcatttttcgggtcatgatgacccgaccggggatcgaacccgtcgatcggacctctcggttcagaggcaagcactccaccactgcgccaccgaggtcgtcaattttggtacaatatatttttggtatcTATCCAAAGCTGGTGGGTATAGTACTTGAATTCTCACAATTCACACAGTGCCAATATGAAACAACTTAATCAATcggtaaaatgaaatataatgtaaaataaaaagcgaAAAATTAGAAGGAAACCCAAAAAGTCTATTAATTACACTAATGGCTTTACCATTCATTGAAAACCCGATCACATATCACCTAAACAAGCAATCTATGTTCCTGTAATCTGTTATTTAGTTCAGCGTCTAATGACAAAAGTTTGTTAATTCAGCCGTCTCACAATACATTGTcgaaaaggtaaataaaagtagggGGCGTTTCGGCGAAACAAGTAAACTAAGTTCGTTCATTTGGCAACGGCCATAGCCAACCACAATAGGCGTTTGTTTATTGGAAtgttaagttattttattgctaaattCCCCTTAAGTGAGTCGATTGTTACtaccgcctgcctgacgtcaaccctccttgagaatattattgttgcctatcggCTCCATAGGCTATGTTAATCGCCTCATTCATGGAAAGGATATTGCCTGATTGCCTATTGATCCATGCCTTAAAAGTTAATAGCTAATAACataacattcccaaagggTTGAGTCCCCTCTGGTTGTGAAATCACAGCcgtctatttaaaattttgtgtattttacgCGAACCTTGGcctttggggcgtcacagctccgaatatAACCGAAAATGAGAGAGATTTGATCTGCAATTCAGATCTACCTACACGGATAGGGTTTGAATATGTAACCTTTAAACCATACGTTCAACCACAGGAGTAGGGAATCGGAACAGAGGCTAAGCTTACTAAGGAACGTCCGAAATTGTTACCAATTTTAGTAGGGTTGGTAAaggagatttaaataaaactagttgttcgccgcgaacttagatctcgcgaacacaataaatttttgatgagtttttacaaaattgtgaatatttcaaaaacgacttaatcGATTGTGATGTCCcaagaacttaaaaattatattgacagatcctattcatacatttttactgAGCAGATGCGAAACATTAGGACAGCCGTTGCGCAGTCCTCAGCTTGTCTACTGGCCGAGCGCGCGTAAACCGGTTTTATCCAGTTGCGGCGCGTACGCAACGAGCGGCTAGTAGACACGCACACATGCATTGCATGCTTGTAGTAGTGTAATTCCGAAACCTAGTTGTATGaattcataacaattcataatttatttatttgattgtttgAACCTTAGGCTCTATTCCTATTCCCTAATCCTGCAGTTCAACCATCCGATCACTACTAGGAAGTACctatatgaattatttacaacatcagtggcgcagtggtaaagtgattGCCTCTCAACCGAGAGGGCCTgcgttcgatccccggtcgggttatgatggaaaattaacttttttctgattggcccgggtcttagatgtttttctatatatgtttgtatttgttataaaatatagtatcgttgtgttagtatttcgtaacacaagtctcgaacttactttggaccTAGAttgatctgtgtgatttggtCTAATATTTGTCTTaaccaaaattaatttcaaatctaGGTAGCATTTAATCGCCAATAAATTACGTGGATGCAGTACACTTGTGTTGTTTTAGGTTAACATGAATCATTGGTGCGTATTGGTGGCTTCCCTAATTTAACGGATATTCAATTTGAGAGTAATTCCCAAATTGGTTTATGGGTTTTCGCTTATAACACGATGtttggtgtgtgtgtgtgtgatgaTGTTGGTTTAATCCCGACGTGTTGTGAGTTAActaggtaattaattttgcacatataggtacatttagtTGGTCTATTGCCTATCGCAAACATGATCACGTAACATCacaattataattgtattgcAAAATGAATGGTTGCCACAATTGCAACACGTCAAATTGAAGTAAAGAGAAAATGAAAGATTACAATTTTACCGGAATctgattttaactttgtaAAACTTATATTACACTTCTTTCCTGTCAGAGgttaaaatacaaagaaattgttttaatattcttcCTTAGTCGGGGTTATTAAGCCCCATAACAATAAATCATGGCAAAAATATCAAAGGTTACATTATGTACATACGTTGTGTACATAGATTTAAACTGAGCCAGATACCGCTTCTACAAAAGAAATGCCTATCGCTTTTTGCATGTACGCATGCacgcttaaataaataaaataaatacaaacgtcaaattttaattagataaattatttttttatctaacacTCTAGGACTGGGATAAGACACAGCTAGTAGAATTGAATTCTTATATTGTACTAGATGCGTTGGGTCCGTCTTGCGTCGTTCGCTCCCGTCGTAACTTCAAGAATCAAGATGACACGGTAGTGACATGAAGATATTCTACACGGGGTAagaaatttcatcgaaatatgtcaaaacaaacaaatatccGTTTGCACATCCAAATTTACGCATAACAAATAGCAATGGGTATGAAATGTTGAATGGTTGAATCGCGTTTCCACCACCCAATAAACTATCAATATTGGACATACCTCAGCATATGCACAGGATTTGTCCTTACCCCTTGTAACATCAGCAAAAACAAAGCTTCAACGAATTATACCGATTGAATGTTACATTACCACAAGTCATAGCCGGCTACAGAGAGCAAAGAGCGGCTCGAGTGTGGCATCTAGATTGAAATATGTGCAAGTATGTTCATGCGATCCCTACGTTTGCAATATTTTACGACTAGATACCAGTTTATCAAACCCTAGTCGCAAGTATAAATCAGTTAGGATCCACTTTCATAGTAGATATATCAGAAGGACCGTGGCGAGGATGCAGATAACAAACAATTcgacaaaatgtaattttgaacGGTACTTTTgatgaatacattttattcgaGATTTTGTCTTTCGGAGATAATAACTTGTGTATGTTTCTATTTGTTcatcttatttatttcgatattcTCTTGTTGTTTTTTGgcggctggcaacactggagCTTACTTGTCAATTTGATAGCTCcgtatttaataattgtaaataaataataaaagcaaataaatctttacaatacaagtaataattaatattaacaattcAGTAATAgtaacaatatatttgtagatatttgtgtgcaataattatatttattttcacgacAAATAGTGTTGAAAGTTAACTTTGTGGTTACCGgtgtatttgtgtttgttgTTGTGCAGTAGTTGCATACAATGATATAGTTTAGTGACCATACACTTTTGTATACAGGTATGTCATATaaattgaagcggtggtggtgtaatggttaagacgaccacctgtggatcgaaaggtctcaggttcgtatcctactcgtgccatatgagtttgtataccgaactgactcatatatagtagttttgtattacagaaaagagctatccgttttatttatgggttaaaacctcgagattctcttcaagaactcttcaaatcaattaacatcctcactgttgtatgtcagtatatctttgatgtgcttatttttgtcaaatcaaatttacatttatataaaaaattaaacgaagtaaatagtgtaaacactagaaataagcacaaactttgtatgaatagattcaggcttaaaaaggttcggcggtctttcgtgggtcaaagtgtaaaattattcaataaactccctgcagaggctattaatctgccaatgaaaaattttaaaatttatgttaagaaaaatttaatggataaagcgtattacacaattaacgcctatttgactgataaaaacgcatggatcctcccgacaactttgccactccacacatgatctcctaatttttattttactgttttttattattttattcacaattttgaattttgttataataattc
It includes:
- the LOC128670202 gene encoding uncharacterized protein LOC128670202 — protein: MAMSRGNGTSLLQRRRTKTVKDRMKQSESDVGNTEMDEENVDDTLPLIVTEDQSNNKLKIFNAALNLLIHILIGATVGIALLYSFKKGPMNATTIHIVLCVLGYQLLMAQAILCLSPHNSWSSSLKLLQKRQAHWILQILGSALAIAGSFVKILDKTSHWNTLHGQFALVALVFTVASLVNGITSLYAYELRRIMPGTLSKITHIIFGTVAFGAACISLCYGFDKGSFRKWASAPMAATVITFTATFTFIIIVNPLVIFVDKTLRVIRR